One segment of Pseudanabaena sp. PCC 6802 DNA contains the following:
- a CDS encoding vanadium-dependent haloperoxidase, translating into MSSSSIFAACYSDRAAIEKESNIVLDWNKIALEAIRVDKTAPPIAARNLAMQHAAIFDAVNAITKTATPYLSNLSTPAGTSMEAAVTSAAHRVLVNLYPGQTISFDTARQNSLDLIPESFAKSDGIKLGETVASQILAARSNDGSKQQISYAPLGDPGKWQPTPPTFQAALLPQWPQVKPFAMTSGSQFRPSGTPALTSAEYATEFNQVKDLGAKNSPSRTPEQTKIALFWSDGPGTYTPPGHWNQIAAVVADRRDLPLPEQARLFALLNMAMADSAIAAWDAKYTYNSWRPITAIRQADLDNNPATIADPTWDSLIATPPFPEYISGHSTFSGAADAILSNFFGDNANFTIGSLGLPGATRSFQSFSHAADEAGMSRIYGGIHFLSADLDGLAVGHSLGNYVFDNFLTNLSVI; encoded by the coding sequence ATGTCATCTTCTTCAATTTTTGCTGCCTGTTATAGCGATCGCGCTGCCATTGAAAAAGAAAGCAATATCGTCCTGGACTGGAATAAAATCGCCCTCGAAGCCATCCGTGTCGATAAAACCGCACCCCCAATCGCCGCTCGCAATCTCGCCATGCAACACGCTGCCATTTTCGATGCCGTCAATGCCATTACCAAAACCGCCACGCCATATCTATCCAATCTCAGCACCCCAGCAGGCACGTCGATGGAGGCAGCAGTGACATCTGCTGCCCATCGCGTCCTAGTCAATCTCTACCCCGGTCAAACTATATCTTTTGATACTGCTCGGCAGAATTCCCTCGACCTCATCCCAGAATCCTTTGCCAAAAGCGATGGCATCAAGCTCGGCGAAACCGTCGCCTCCCAAATTCTTGCCGCTCGTAGCAATGACGGCTCCAAACAACAGATATCCTATGCCCCGCTCGGCGATCCGGGGAAATGGCAACCCACGCCACCCACTTTTCAAGCTGCTTTACTACCGCAGTGGCCGCAGGTCAAACCCTTCGCCATGACTAGCGGCTCGCAGTTTCGCCCTTCGGGCACCCCTGCCCTCACCAGCGCTGAGTACGCCACCGAGTTCAATCAGGTTAAAGATCTAGGTGCCAAAAACAGTCCTTCCCGCACTCCCGAGCAAACCAAAATCGCCCTCTTCTGGTCTGATGGACCCGGTACCTACACTCCACCAGGTCATTGGAACCAGATCGCCGCAGTTGTCGCCGACCGACGCGATCTTCCCTTGCCCGAACAAGCACGTCTATTTGCTCTGCTGAATATGGCTATGGCTGACAGCGCGATCGCGGCCTGGGATGCCAAGTATACTTACAACTCCTGGCGACCGATTACCGCCATCCGTCAAGCCGACCTCGACAATAATCCCGCCACCATCGCCGATCCGACTTGGGACTCCTTAATTGCCACGCCACCTTTCCCGGAATACATCTCAGGGCACAGTACGTTTAGCGGTGCTGCTGATGCTATCCTCTCTAATTTCTTTGGTGACAATGCGAATTTTACCATTGGTTCACTAGGCTTACCTGGGGCGACGCGCTCTTTCCAGAGCTTCAGTCATGCCGCCGATGAAGCTGGTATGAGCCGCATTTATGGCGGCATCCACTTCCTCTCCGCCGATCTCGATGGGCTGGCTGTGGGTCATAGTCTTGGCAATTACGTTTTCGATAACTTCCTTACCAATTTGTCGGTGATTTAA